Proteins from a single region of Theobroma cacao cultivar B97-61/B2 chromosome 10, Criollo_cocoa_genome_V2, whole genome shotgun sequence:
- the LOC108663611 gene encoding uncharacterized protein LOC108663611: MHLSDMRKDVNGSKLQKPLEFEYGDYVFLKILPTKGVKRFEKKRKLSLRYIKLFEVQRRVGAIAYHFALLLNLSDVHLIFHISMLRKFDPDPLHLIQYNDVQLQNRLGYEEQPVAILD; the protein is encoded by the coding sequence ATGCATCTAAGTGATATGAGAAAGGATGTTAATGGCTCAAAGTTGCAAAAACCTTTAGAGTTTGAATATGGTGACTATGTGTTTCTAAAAATCTTGCCAACCAAAGGGGTTAAGAGAtttgagaagaaaaggaaattgagCCTTAGGTACATCAAACTTTTTGAGGTACAAAGGCGTGTGGGTGCAATTGCTTATCATTTTGCATTACTGCTTAATTTGTCCGATGTTCATCTGATTTTCCATATATCCATGCTTAGGAAGTTTGATCCTGATCCTTTGCATCTGATACAATATAATGATGTCCAGTTGCAAAATAGACTTGGTTATGAGGAGCAGCCCGTAGCCATATTGGATTGA